GCGCACGCTTTTGAGCTAAAGGTTAGGCCATTTTCTGGTTTCATAATTGAGCCTACTCCCTTTACCATGTCTGGTAACGATCCCAATCAGCCTTGCGAAATACGAGATCATCCTGAGGAAGGCACAGAGGACTGTGAGTATTTACTATACTATCTACTTTATCCTCGACCAGAAAATAATCACCACCATCATTGTTATCCCAGTATGTAGCACCGCTTACATCATATCTGATGGCAAACTGTAAAGACCTAGCTCCGGTTGTCCAAGCAAGACCAGACCACAACTCAAAATTCGATTCCAATGATCTTATAAATAAGCAGGGACTGATATGCCAATACGAAGAATCGTTAGATCGGCAAGGCCAAATAGTAACGTTCTTTTCGAACGCGAGATTCTTGACAATCACATTACACTTTACTGTCCAATAGCCAAATTTGGCAGGGTTCGCGGACATGTAAGCGTCGTATAAAAAGACTCTTTGTGTTTGGTTGACCATAAGCCATTCCTTAGAAAAAGATTTTACCGCCTGCTGTATAGCGCTGTTGCCTTCCAGTCACTGGTGACTTCGTAGTACATACGGGTCATGGCATCTTCGGATCAAATATTTGTTCTTTGCGTAGCAAGATAAAAAAGTACTGGACAC
The DNA window shown above is from Pelodictyon phaeoclathratiforme BU-1 and carries:
- a CDS encoding phosphatase, which produces MVNQTQRVFLYDAYMSANPAKFGYWTVKCNVIVKNLAFEKNVTIWPCRSNDSSYWHISPCLFIRSLESNFELWSGLAWTTGARSLQFAIRYDVSGATYWDNNDGGDYFLVEDKVDSIVNTHSPLCLPQDDLVFRKADWDRYQTW